From a region of the Besnoitia besnoiti strain Bb-Ger1 chromosome I, whole genome shotgun sequence genome:
- a CDS encoding hypothetical protein (encoded by transcript BESB_010320) yields MQNAGRRMPRRGGDDAFAACSPSSAVFKVQHPSSLGDSACGNAGAGLGCERSTAANPIVAPLPRSPSPSWAAAAEPPFSSFSSDFPLASSLERRVIQRDVPQWLATLLSSFLVADRARGEPACASASDRISPSSPSDSNCAASSLSSKLPQTFPPEDSTPSASCGVSLHCPVSSSCFSSALNSAAPSFVAHAVSPSSPYSPHASSASFSQKDQSSSSTRPRSLLSSEHASAPLSPTSAAAEAGAGEDAERRFEKFVFSSLACRATPEPPRTEENRICFAEDRAPRGKAPPKPREAEPIGRGICRRPRELKTCAAAEARPQTRGGKASDCRGGQRRGANGRSSEDGANDAAAGCMLDELAEFLNEARRREKKEEKGKEPPPVEAEAASAAPSPAGSATRHDAEEKASVFSSRALASFTRHALRLCASRAFSLEEGAEMAHPDPRATPSLPASSAAASVPTSGPSRAAVFPPRCTEEGVQLRRRLLTAATAAVRLLLARHAKAPTETREKGGSSDARASDTPHGDSTAAATLLATAEDWDLLFAAAITVVEAVYVHLIDVGAPEPLPSPVSPPSSFAPSSPSSLSSPSGRAARRPAECDSSTWRRGGSSASLALASPLSAAARSASASLPAVFCFAGERTMPPSSFFRDPIVIARVVAAGKVAAADSRLFAPDLPRRRTSACLLLKSLSHFFQEVSRLCLSSAGCSASPGSAAASSPALSAVAEKSALAGGEAVRLLQLLQPLLVTGAVYVHPAGVALPSGPTCHGVRPPGVDGDGSLSSASSRSFASFARSQPSRLCSSSVCLSSAEETDTQDERSSHSFFGNLTTGDSEGERGTVHSTKGQLRGLRESASLHAGAAAKPRAADRDGARSRGEGEETGDEAARKQRRSGAAGSRLGRKREKKKREGRQPAGADDSGKLRLLAFACSQFLVRLVPRALFRSWPLLLTCNNFRLHLPSSAPSSSLPTSLSSSSLVHAGVGAGEARMAEAERVGLGGGSSARVASHPRCSPSLRPRRDASSASGTSASSGICGRDSAERAGGLPPGLSLFSSTAGLWAIDFLLPEMSSLRAPAFILQLQQQQLWGFVARLDGDPKVRRAAMDFLVALLESSPLKAWPAGVPLEAASPCSLSSRGAAPPARGAASLPAAKAPLEVSDSFALPLVMPEATWRRLQAWKACIAPKGPARAEGRGERPPPSADDTAPRSASSASCAARLAAPPASGPVDEGMQPRESDGEGGGERSLSAHSSATSAARLSSPVSSFASQSPAPLASSFSSFFFQKRARPSFNSLSGSVLSSVRLTLLHLFALCEETAAAAAVASSAAAFSPPVAGRGAAPLRASAAAQKALAASTSVADLAELTAACMRALTRLVSALPLSVFRSGILFACLRLVAPFFLALTRALQLRRSRGSLDAAGAPSAPASAPASASPWSPPSSSSLSSAPSAAASSTDSSRQGDFYFRFVATVHQTLAPALPPASSPASALASGAALASRSLECSERCEKKERAPPHTPFALQPSLLAAAGALVTAVLAVKPTREEVLEGCLLAILPKRKLEKNPAALATAAGAAAPDAGGGESLSAARGPRGGARAPGAPEGDTGDRGDGCRPRGDGEGEGRDASLRETTDRRGGDRRGQEESRSPSQPRQVSEGEEADGEESWGLAEAIVRGLVFALQANREERPRRRAATQEDVGRAQRDDEAFKNDASETRPAAYPEGEEDEAARRRDVELFLPLVLKIAKMYPFVLLLLLLTPLRCSGARQAEGDSDASSAEKRADASRTTCGDARDQPSQAAPLAAMPPSSAESLTACGGACGVCRSAVFVLLRELLLSPCASLRGRGCQLAAGLLAASPAFSLAALRASTRPATPLSASLPPQPPPAGRRSARDAAPAGAATAESDSRRLASVRAHIVALLRGALADALELGASRRDAEVRTPARNETKNCEAARREATAAARGAGAPEEQGERVKPREGEVTDREDVDADPPGALRHAKKDTESHATLEDEASVAATALGVLAELSADDWGYLDALSLSTAQRLASLCAGLTGAASLPAASPSRSSPATCLRAGAAAAAGRVEGAESSDAEGEKTSSPVPLTPPCLVATRAAASRALGRFLQFSALALSSPSSSSSAASSAVPAAADAVSFSPAVAALPSVVPVESGELLAARREALTALSSQLTRADNLEVATAAAQSLAEAGAPARWRSSSRDPANEAEAEKEEDALWDEREAYSASPRRGGSQSDMARQRAQAGDAPAATSAQRDRGARDAEEGRSRASKEAKRAEEDESCEERLWIAALESLSSPSCAASTNEELALAALRALASISFGIDWRFFQRKERDEAEKTRASQPTHCGESRIEEAVCDEGRVLRLLHQLHVVFLVSLDSGGLSPREKELFAEAFGRKLSVKIQWNACYAIRLLYSNCSFLLLSSSLLKKLRGRLLLALASCLRVSSSYKVRVHAVAALRAIFSFALPRVRVPRRAFLCEAGAAAACAEGAAHILASVWRALAVAAESGAAKATENAGEAPAAQAKAQPAAARLSPAVLKRYREQLAHQMHLLLTESRLGEETEEALLRRRASEHASEQRGEAPERAATQLSKEGETGDGDGHGDAQDANEYGSDARGGGASGGEEERGSGEDAEENETCTEVTRDEAAEGITRCLMQIAGAGFSLPPALHALTQG; encoded by the exons ATGCAGAATGCGGGTCGGCGCatgcctcgtcgcggcggagacgatgccttcgcggcttgttctccttcctccgctgTTTTCAAGGTGCAGCACCCGAGTTCCCTGGGGGACTCTGCGTGCGGAAACGCCGGCGCAGGTCTCGGCTGCGAGAGATCGACAGCGGCGAACCCGATCgtagcgccgctgcctcgttcgccgtcgccgtcctgggcagcagcagccgaaccccccttctcctctttttcgtcTGATTTTCCgcttgcttcttctctcgagCGGCGAGTCATTCAGCGAGACGTGCCACAGTGGCTGGCGACTCTCCTGTCTTCGTTCCTCGTCGCGGACAGGGCGAGGGGCGAacccgcgtgcgcctcggcgtcggatCGGatttcgccttcttctccgtctgaTTCAAACTgtgcagcttcttctctttcttccaaACTCCCCCAGACTTTCCCGCCGGAAGACTCGACCCCGAGTGCCTCTTGTGGCGTTTCTCTCCATTGCCCCGTATCCTCTTCttgcttctcttctgcgctcaattccgccgcgccttcttttGTGGCGCATGCTGTCTCTCCATCGTCTCCTTATTCCCCACATGCGTCTTCTGCATCTTTTTCTCAGAAAGATCAGTCTTCTTCTTCTACACGGCCccgttctctcctctcctcagagcatgcctccgcgccgctttcccccacctccgccgcggcggaagctggcgctggagaggacgcagagcggcgcttcgagaagttcgttttctcttctctcgcctgccgtGCGACGCCGGAACCCCCGCGAACAGAGGAAAATCGAATCTGCTTCGCCGAagaccgcgcgccgcgggggaaGGCCCCGCCAAAACCCAGGGAAGCCGAGCCGATCGGGCGCGGCATctgtcgccgcccccgcgaGTTGAAGActtgcgccgccgctgaagcgcgtccgcagacgcgaggagggaaggcgagcgactgtcgaggcgggcagcgcagAGGTGCCAATgggagaagcagcgaagacggcgcaaacgacgccgccgctggatGCATGCTGGACGAACTCGCTGAGTTCTTGAAcgaggcgcgaaggcgagagaagaaagaagaaaagggcaaagagccgccgcccgtggaggcggaggcggcctcggcggctccTTCCCCTGCGGGGAGCGCGACGCGTCACGATGCGGAGGAGAAAGCGTCCGTcttttcctcgcgcgcgctcgcttccttcACTCGCCACGCTCTTCGGCTGTGCGCCTCTAGAGCCTTTTCTCTCGAGGAAGGAGCCGAGATGGCACATCCCGATCCTCGCGCCACTCCCTCCCTTCCGGCGTcctcagctgctgcttcgGTGCCGACGAGCGgcccttcgcgcgccgccgtcttcccTCCCCGGTGCACGGAAGAGGGTGTtcagcttcgccgccgactcctcacagcagcgacagctgcAGTGCGCCTTCTACTTGCGAGGCACGCGAAAGCGCCAACAGAAACCCGCGAGAAAGGAGGCAGTtctgacgcgcgcgcgagcgacacaCCGCATGGCGACTCaactgccgccgcgaccctTTTGGCGACGGCCGAGGACTGGGATCTGCTCTTCGCGGCTGCCATCACTGTCGTCGaggcggtgtacgtacacctcaTCGACGTCGGGGCGCCAGAGCCGCTTCCCTCCCCCGtgtctcctccttcctcgttcgcgccctcctctccgtcttctttgtcttcgccctcggggcgagcggcgcggcgccctgcagAGTGTGACAGCAGcacctggcggcgcggcgggagctctgcgtcgctggcgctggcctctccgctctccgccgccgcccggtcggcgtctgcttcccTACCGGCGGTATTTTGCTTTGCGGGCGAACGCACCATGCCACCCAGTTCCTTTTTTCGCGATCCCATCGTCATTGCCCGCGTCGTGGCTGCCGGCAaggtcgccgctgcggactCTCGCCTGTTCGCGCCGGAtcttccgcgtcgcaggACTTCCGCGTGCCTTCTGCTCAAGAGTCTCTCTCACTTCTTCCAAGAagtctctcgcctctgtctctcttctgcgggctgctccgcgtctccggggtcggcggcggcttcctctcCCGCGTTGTCCGCTgtcgcggagaagagcgcactcgccggcggagaagcggtgcgtcttctgcagcttctgcagcCTCTCCTGGTCACGGGCGCTGTGTACGTACATCCcgctggcgtcgcgctcCCCTCCGGGCCCACGTGCCACGGTGTACGTCCACCCGGTGtggacggcgacggcagcctgtcgtcggcttcctcgcgctcgttTGCCTCGTTCGCACGCTCCCAACCGAGTCGCCTCTGCTCGTcgtctgtctgcctctcttctgcagAAGAGACCGACACGCAGGACGAACGAAGCAGCCACAGCTTCTTCGGCAACTTGACAaccggcgacagcgaaggcgagagaggcacggTGCACTCCACTAAAGGCCAACTGCGAGGACTTCGCGAATCGGCTTCTCtgcacgcaggcgcggccgcgaaacCGCGAGCAGCCGACCGGGACGGGGCTCGGAGTcgaggagagggcgaggagacaggcgatgaggcggcgcggaagcagcgcaggagcggcgcggcgggaagCAGACTCGGCCgcaagcgagagaagaaaaagcgcgAAGGCCGACAGCCGGCTGGGGCAGACGACAGCGGAAAACTCCGTCTACTCGCCTTTGCGTGTTCCCAGTTTCTGGTGAGACTCGTTCCGAGGGCCCTCTTCAGATCCTGGCCTCTCCTCCTTACCTGCAACAACTTCCGACTCCACCTGCCATCGTCCGcaccgtcttcttctctccctacttctctgtcttcgtcttctctcgtgCACGCAGGggtgggcgccggcgaggcgcggatggcggaggctgagcgcgtcgggctcggcggcggctccagcgcgcgggtcgcctcgcatccgcgctgctcgccgtcgctgcgtccgcgtcgcgatgcctcgtcggcgtctggcACGTCTGCGTCCTCAGGGATCTGCGGCCGAGACTCCGCCGAGCGGGCGGGTGGTCTGCCGCCGGGCCTGTCGCTCTTCAGTTCGACTGCGGGCCTCTGGGCAATCGACTTCCTTCTCCCCGAAatgtcttctctccgcgcgccggccttcatcctgcagctccagcagcagcagctgtggGGCTTCGTGGCGCGGCTGGATGGCGACCCGAAggttcgccgcgcggcgatggacttcctcgtcgctctcctcgagTCTTCGCCGCTCAAGGCCTGGCCAGCGGGGGTGCCCCTCgaggctgcgtcgccctgctccctctcgtctcgcggcgcggcgccgccagcgagaggcgcggcgtcgctgccggccgcgaaggcgccgctggaggtCTCCGACTccttcgcgctgcctctcgtgATGCCCGAAGCAacctggcggcggctgcaggcgtggAAAGCGTGCATCGCGCCGAAGGGGCCTGCGCGTGCagaggggcgcggcgagaggccgccgccgagtgcAGACGACACTGCGCCAcgctctgcctcttctgcctcttgcgcggcgcgtctcgcggcgccgccggcctcagGCCCGGTAGACGAAGGCATGCAGCCGCgtgagagcgacggcgagggcggcggcgagcgctccctctccgcgcaTTCGTCTGCgacctctgctgcgcgcctctcctcgccggtgTCTTCGTTCGCTTCGCAGagtcctgcgccgctggcgtcttCATTTTCGTCGTTCTTCTTtcagaagcgcgcgcggccgtcttTCAACTCGCTCTCGGGCAGCGTGTTGTCGTCAGTCCGCCTCACGCTGCTTCATctcttcgcgctctgcgaggaaaccgcggccgccgcagcggtggcctcttctgcggcggcatTCTCTCCGCCTgtcgctgggcgcggcgcggcgcctctgagagcctcggcggcggcgcagaaggccctcgcggcctccaccTCTGTCGCAGACTTGGCTGAGTTGACTgccgcctgcatgcgggcCCTGACGCGACTGGTGTcggcgcttccgctctctgTGTTTCGCTCGGGTATTCTcttcgcgtgtctgcgtctcgtTGCGCCATTTTTCCTCGCCCTCACGCGCGCcttgcagctgcgccgctcccgcggctcgctggatgcggctggcgcgccttccgcgcctgcaTCCGCGCCTGCATCCGCGTCTCCGTGGTCGCcaccttcctcctcttcgttgtcttctgctccctccgccgctgcgagtTCTACGGACTCGAGCAGACAGGGCGACTTCTACTTTCGTTTCGTCGCCACAGTGCATCAGAcactcgcgcctgcgctgccgccggcatcctcccccgcctccgcgcttgcctctggcgcggcgctcgccagccgcagcctcgagtgCTCGGAGCGGTGcgaaaagaaggagagagcgccgccgcacacgccgtTCGCGCTTCAGCCGTcgctgctcgctgccgccggcgccttggTCACGGCGGTCCTTGCTGTGAAGccgacgcgagaggaagtCCTCGAGGGGTGTCTACTCGCGATTCTGCCGAAAAGAAAGCTCGAAAAGAACCCCGCAGCACTCGCcactgcggccggcgcggcggcaccggacgccggcggaggcgagagtctctctgcggcgcgcgggccgcgcggcggcgcgagggctcCAGGAGCCCCAGAAGGGGACACTGGggacagaggagacggctGTCGACCGCGCggggacggcgagggcgaaggccgcgacgcgagcCTGCGAGAGACAACCGACCGCCGTGGCGGTGACCGCAGAGGACAAGAAGAGTCTCGCAGTCCGAGTCAGCCGAGGCAGGTCtcggagggagaggaggcagacggcgaggagtcCTGGGGCTTGGCTGAGGCGATCGTACGAGGCCTCGTGTTTGCGCTGCAAGCTaacagagaagaaaggccgcggcggcgcgctgcgacgcAGGAGGACGTGGGacgggcgcagcgagacgacgaggcttTCAAAAACGACGCAAGCGAAACGCGCCCTGCCGCGTATccagagggagaagaggacgaagcggcTCGGAGGCGCGACGTGGAGCTGTTTCTGCCTCTTGTCCTCAAAATCGCGAAAATGTACCCCTTCGttttgcttcttcttctgctgaCTCCGCTGCGTTgctcaggcgcgcggcaagcggagggggacagcgacgcgtcctccgcggagaagcgcgccgacgcgagtCGAACGACATGCGGCGATGCGCGAGATCAgccgtcgcaggcggcgcctcttGCGGCGAtgccgccgtcttccgcggagTCTCTGACAGCCTGCGGTggagcctgcggcgtctgtcgcAGTGCGGTCTTTGTGCTGCTGCGAGAGCTCCTTttgtcgccctgcgcgtctctccgcggccgcggctgtcaACTGGCTGCAGGCCTGCTCGCTGCAtcgcccgccttctcgctcgccgcgctgcgcgcctcgaccCGCCCAGCgactcctctctctgcgagtctgcctccgcagccgcctcccgcggggcggcgttccgcgcgcgacgcggcgcccgccggcgcggcaacagcagagagcgacagccgccgcctcgcctccgtccgcgcgcacatcgtcgcgctccttcgcggcgccctcgcggacgcgctggagctgggcgcgtcgaggagggACGCTGAAGTTCGAACTCCCGCTCGAAATGAGACGAAAAACTGCGAGGCGgcaaggcgagaggcgacagcagccgcccgcggcgccggcgcacccGAAGAGCAAGGGGAGAGAGTCAAaccgagagagggagaagtcACAGACCGCGAGGACGTAGACGCAGATCCCCCCGGCGCCTTGCGGCACGCCAAGAAGGACACCGAATCTCACGCGACGCTGGAGGATGAGGCGTCGGTCGCCGCCACAGCCCTCGGCGTTTTGGCTGAGCTCTCCGCAGATGACTGGGGATACCTTGATGCGCTCAGCCTGTCAACAGCGCAGAgactcgcgtctctctgcgcaggcctGACGGGGGCAGCGAGTCTccccgctgcgtcgccgtctcgttcttcgcctgcgacctgcctccgcgctggagctgcagctgcagcggggcGGGTGGAAGGCGCGGAGTCGAGCGAtgcagagggagaaaagaCGAGCTCGCCGGTGCCGCTCACTCCGCCTTGTCTCGTGGCgacgcgagccgctgcgAGTCGCGCTTTGGGGCGCTTTCTTCAGTtttcggcgctcgcgctgtcttcgccttcctcctcgtcctctgctgcgtcgtctgcggtgcctgcagcggcggacgcAGTGTCTTTCTcccccgcggtcgccgccttgCCTTCCGTGGTGCCGGTTGAGAGCGGAGAGCTCCTGGCAGCTCGGCGTGAGGCGCTGACGGCTTTGTCGTCGCAGCTGACTCGCGCAGACAATCTCGAAGTAGCgacggctgccgcgcagagtctcgcagaggccggcgcgccggcgcggtgGAGGAGCTCGAGCCGAGATCCGGCGAacgaggcagaagcagagaaagaggaagacgctcTGTGGGATGAACGAGAAGCGTATTCTGCGTCgccacgccgcggaggaagccaaAGCGACAtggcgcgacagcgcgcgcaggcaggtgacgcgcctgcagcgacctctgcgcagcgcgacagaggcgcccgagacgcagaagaaggaagaagccgagcctcgaaagaagcgaagagagcagAAGAGGATGAGAGTTGTGAGGAGAGACTGTGGAtcgccgcgctggagagTCTGAGTTCGCCATCGTGTGCAGCGAGTACGAATGAggagctcgcgctcgccgctttGCGCGCTCTCGCTTCGATTTCTTTCGGCATCGACTGGCGCTTCTTTcagcgaaaagagagagacgaggcggaaaagacgcgcgcgagtcaGCCGACCCACTGCGGGGAGAGCCGGATCGAGGAGGCAGTCTGTGACGAAGGACGAGTGCTGCGGCTTCTTCACCAACTGCACGTTGTGTTCCTCGTTTCGCTGGACTCTggcggcctctctccgcgcgaaAAAGAGCTGTTCGCAGAGGCCTTCGGAAGGAAACTCTCAGTGAAGATTCAGTGGAATGCCTGCTACGCCATCCGCCTCCTCTACAGCAACTGCAGTTTCCTCCTTCTGTCTTCGTCGCTGTTGAAAAA gctccgcggtcgcctcctgCTGGCACTCGCGTcgtgtctgcgcgtctcctcgtcctaTAAGGTGCGCGTgcacgccgtcgcggctctgcgggcgatcttctccttcgccttgccCCGGGTTAGGGTGCCCCGGAGGGCGTTTCTGTGcgaagcgggcgccgccgctgcctgcgcggagggcgccgcgcacatCCTCGCGAGCGTCTGGAGGGCGctggcggtggcggcggagagcggcgcagcgaaggcgaccgaGAACGCCGGggaggcgcccgctgcgcaaGCGAAAGCGCAgcctgccgcagcccgcTTAAGCCCCGCTGTCCTCAAACGGTACAGAGAGCAACTGGCGCACCAAATGCATCTGCTGCTGACGGagtcgcgcctcggcgaggagaccgaagaggcgctgctgcgccggcgcgcgagcgaacaCGCTTCTGAGCAGCGAGGGGAAGCACCGGAacgcgccgccacgcagctCTCCAAAGAGGGGGAaacgggcgacggcgacggacatggagacgcgcaggacgcgaaCGAATACGGGTCAGACgcccgtggaggcggcgcaagcgggggcgaagaggaacgaGGGAGtggagaggacgcagaggaaaacgaaaCGTGCACAGAGGTTACGCGGGACGAAGCAGCCGAAGGAATCACGCGTTGCCTCATGCAGATCGCAGGTGCAggcttctcgctgccgcctgcgcttcACGCCCTGACGCAAGGATGA